A window of the Pseudomonas gozinkensis genome harbors these coding sequences:
- a CDS encoding trimeric intracellular cation channel family protein, which translates to MLLMLYLVAITAEAMTGALSAGRRGMDWFGVVLIACVTALGGGSVRDVLLGHYPLTWVKHPEYLVLTTVAAMITVFTARWMRHLRSLFLVLDAVGLVAFTLIGCMTALEMGHGMLVASVSGVITGVFGGILRDIFCNDIPLIFRRELYASVSFAAAWCYMLCLYLNVPSEQAILITLFGGFLLRLLAIRFHWEMPKFVYNDEH; encoded by the coding sequence ATGTTGCTGATGCTCTACCTCGTCGCCATTACTGCCGAAGCCATGACCGGCGCCCTGTCTGCGGGCCGTCGCGGCATGGACTGGTTCGGCGTGGTGCTGATCGCCTGCGTCACGGCTTTGGGTGGCGGTTCGGTGCGCGACGTACTGCTCGGGCACTATCCGCTGACCTGGGTCAAACACCCGGAGTACCTGGTGCTGACGACAGTTGCGGCAATGATCACCGTGTTCACCGCGCGCTGGATGCGTCACCTGCGCTCGCTGTTCCTGGTGCTCGACGCGGTCGGTCTGGTCGCGTTCACCCTGATCGGTTGCATGACTGCTCTGGAAATGGGTCACGGCATGCTCGTCGCCTCGGTCAGCGGGGTGATCACCGGCGTGTTCGGCGGCATCCTGCGCGATATTTTCTGCAACGATATTCCCTTGATCTTCCGCCGTGAGCTGTATGCCAGCGTCTCCTTTGCAGCTGCCTGGTGTTACATGCTGTGCCTGTATCTCAATGTGCCGAGTGAGCAGGCAATTCTGATCACCTTGTTTGGTGGTTTTCTGTTGCGATTGTTGGCGATTCGTTTTCATTGGGAAATGCCAAAGTTTGTCTATAACGACGAACATTGA
- a CDS encoding molecular chaperone encodes MSEPRSQPKLSAPTPTQLRLSFCEATPRDLKRWIADLPKANIGETARLLYQGLGELNQLLTPSDNRLHLLELLRPEVYFVCQHLERHFLHQAIMLDERSRKISNLCQALQSQLAIGYKQIIVRIAPKYSRDRAALVSEALQRAAHALKGQLVRATQLYSAAPEQLWFELHQLFRCACDLQLQHRRVRDDLASLTGELSVEQTYLAVLLLGSARCNQLRQNPIAQLAQVLEPWSAWLKLHPGASGEGLFAVSAEIDAGPRYRSKFRSEQQPGLLGFDPQPLVNAIEAHLLHEQASTPLPVPAGLTLDTLQHLHATWGEAAERSFQRTIGQGNLTVCVGMSALHFYLGGERTFSELLKHPGSRAANFSRAVAQGEKDSWSQAFDAAPQSKSDEFLPYEEIRYEPLSDDEGDADSPPHYPTYALPVINHSPGGYCLAWPKEVPAELQTGEMVGIQDTTNQGWSIAVVRWIRQVRGAGTQMGIELVAPHAQPCGLQLVRTRDDHSHYLRGLLLPEISAIDLPATLLAPRLPFQEGNKVLINTLGEEHRAGLDRRVASTHSFNQFAYRSLEAARNGGSEEDFDSLWKSL; translated from the coding sequence ATGAGTGAGCCTCGATCCCAACCAAAACTGAGCGCCCCGACGCCCACGCAGTTGCGCCTGTCTTTCTGTGAAGCCACCCCGCGGGACCTCAAGCGCTGGATTGCCGACCTGCCCAAGGCCAACATCGGCGAAACCGCGCGCCTGCTGTATCAAGGCCTCGGCGAACTCAATCAACTGCTGACCCCCAGCGACAACCGCCTGCACTTGCTGGAACTGCTGCGACCTGAGGTGTACTTCGTCTGCCAGCATCTGGAGCGGCATTTTCTGCATCAGGCGATCATGCTCGATGAGCGTTCACGCAAGATCAGCAACCTGTGCCAGGCCCTGCAAAGTCAGCTGGCCATCGGTTACAAACAGATCATTGTGCGGATAGCGCCCAAATACTCTCGGGATCGCGCAGCTCTGGTGAGCGAAGCGCTGCAACGGGCGGCCCATGCGCTGAAAGGGCAACTGGTTCGCGCTACGCAGTTGTACAGCGCCGCGCCGGAACAGCTGTGGTTTGAACTGCATCAATTGTTTCGCTGCGCCTGCGACCTGCAACTGCAACACCGTCGGGTGCGCGACGACCTTGCCAGCCTGACCGGCGAGTTGAGCGTCGAGCAGACCTACCTCGCCGTCCTTCTGCTGGGTAGCGCCCGCTGCAATCAGTTGCGCCAGAACCCGATCGCCCAACTCGCGCAGGTGCTTGAGCCGTGGAGTGCCTGGCTGAAACTGCATCCCGGCGCCTCGGGCGAAGGGCTGTTTGCCGTTTCTGCGGAGATCGACGCTGGTCCGCGTTATCGCAGCAAGTTTCGCAGCGAACAGCAGCCAGGCTTGCTGGGATTCGATCCACAACCGCTGGTGAATGCCATCGAGGCTCATCTGCTGCATGAGCAGGCTTCGACTCCGCTGCCAGTGCCGGCCGGCCTGACGCTCGACACTCTGCAACATCTGCACGCCACTTGGGGCGAAGCCGCCGAACGCAGCTTCCAGCGCACTATCGGCCAGGGCAACCTGACCGTGTGCGTCGGCATGAGCGCCCTGCACTTCTATCTGGGTGGCGAACGCACCTTCAGCGAATTGCTCAAGCATCCCGGCTCACGCGCCGCGAACTTCAGCCGTGCGGTGGCCCAAGGCGAAAAGGACAGCTGGAGCCAGGCATTCGACGCGGCCCCACAGAGCAAGTCCGACGAGTTTTTGCCTTACGAAGAAATTCGCTACGAACCACTGTCCGACGACGAGGGCGACGCCGACAGCCCGCCGCATTACCCGACTTATGCGTTGCCCGTCATCAACCACAGCCCCGGTGGTTATTGCCTGGCGTGGCCGAAAGAAGTGCCCGCCGAATTGCAGACCGGGGAAATGGTCGGGATTCAGGACACTACGAATCAAGGCTGGAGCATTGCCGTGGTGCGCTGGATCCGTCAGGTGCGCGGTGCCGGAACGCAAATGGGCATCGAACTGGTGGCGCCCCATGCCCAGCCCTGCGGCTTGCAACTGGTGCGCACGCGGGACGATCACAGCCATTACTTGCGAGGTTTGTTGTTGCCGGAAATCAGCGCTATCGACTTGCCTGCGACGCTATTGGCGCCACGGCTGCCGTTTCAGGAAGGCAATAAAGTGCTGATCAACACCCTGGGCGAAGAGCACCGCGCCGGGCTGGATCGGCGGGTGGCCAGCACTCACAGTTTCAATCAGTTTGCCTATCGCTCGCTGGAGGCCGCCAGGAATGGCGGGAGCGAGGAGGATTTCGACTCGTTGTGGAAATCCCTTTGA
- a CDS encoding HDOD domain-containing protein, whose protein sequence is MANETNVPHAKPTTLDGWVKLLDSVRLPVPQDAHDRVCRAIRDDRSSLRDIADLMQDSPALALSIIREANRHTHGNMTAPAENLEVAINRLGLARTEELLARLPAEPAAQIPQALRQLQMISQHATQQANGFFASRLARLWQDIHWGSLLFLSPLWPLALTFPKLLEEWEVRVIHKGESARVVEKQLFGVRLLKIGEALVEAWRLPIWVQQGYRLLLTEQRELVKVLRIARDVDHPLRQQNRLDDDPTLRRWLNQPANTVLLANGLALSAQQAWDSPHSERWQYLTSLYLQISMDEVQQQLHQQAAVSARHHFMPDLWHPAVSLLWPWGTRRLPAGMLPAAAPSAEDLTQWRQQCAELLAVPSRFTNAMSLTVAARDALIASGMRRVMILMADRSHANLRVHQTSGLPKEAAALNFVVSQSSVLQRLLAQQAQVRITPDNNAQFSALLPPSLRTLFRGEHLFLRSLVNNGRVIMIVVADQGGGPFADITVQAFGKTAQCIEKALHSFSQRGQ, encoded by the coding sequence ATGGCTAATGAAACGAACGTCCCACACGCAAAACCGACCACGCTCGATGGCTGGGTGAAGCTGCTCGACAGCGTTCGCCTGCCGGTGCCGCAAGATGCCCATGACCGGGTCTGCCGGGCGATTCGCGATGACCGCAGCTCGCTGCGCGACATCGCCGACCTGATGCAGGACAGCCCGGCGCTGGCCCTGAGCATCATCCGCGAGGCCAACCGCCACACCCACGGCAACATGACTGCGCCGGCGGAAAACCTCGAAGTGGCGATCAATCGCCTCGGCCTCGCCCGCACCGAAGAGTTGCTGGCGCGCCTGCCTGCCGAACCTGCGGCACAGATCCCCCAGGCCCTGCGCCAGTTGCAGATGATCAGCCAGCACGCGACGCAACAGGCCAACGGCTTTTTCGCCAGCCGCCTGGCGCGACTGTGGCAAGACATTCATTGGGGCAGCCTGCTGTTTCTGTCGCCACTGTGGCCGTTGGCGCTGACCTTTCCCAAACTGCTTGAAGAATGGGAGGTGCGGGTTATCCACAAGGGCGAATCGGCGCGCGTCGTGGAAAAGCAGCTGTTCGGCGTGCGCCTGCTGAAAATCGGTGAAGCGCTGGTGGAAGCCTGGCGTTTGCCGATCTGGGTCCAGCAAGGTTATCGGCTGCTGCTGACCGAACAACGCGAACTGGTCAAGGTCCTGCGCATTGCCCGCGACGTCGATCATCCGCTGCGCCAGCAAAACCGCCTCGACGATGACCCGACCCTGCGCCGCTGGCTTAATCAGCCGGCCAACACCGTGCTGTTGGCCAACGGCCTGGCACTGTCGGCGCAACAGGCCTGGGACAGTCCGCACAGCGAGCGCTGGCAATACCTGACCAGCCTCTACCTGCAAATCTCGATGGACGAAGTGCAACAGCAGCTGCACCAACAGGCCGCCGTCAGCGCTCGCCATCATTTCATGCCCGACCTCTGGCACCCGGCGGTTTCGCTGCTGTGGCCGTGGGGCACCCGTCGCCTGCCCGCCGGAATGCTGCCGGCTGCGGCGCCGTCCGCTGAAGATCTGACCCAGTGGCGCCAGCAATGCGCCGAGCTGCTGGCCGTGCCAAGCCGCTTCACCAATGCCATGAGCCTGACCGTCGCCGCCCGCGACGCGCTGATCGCCAGCGGCATGCGTCGGGTGATGATCCTGATGGCCGACCGCAGCCACGCCAATCTGCGCGTCCATCAAACCTCGGGATTGCCGAAGGAAGCCGCTGCGCTCAATTTCGTCGTCAGCCAGAGTTCGGTGCTGCAACGCTTGCTCGCACAGCAGGCGCAGGTACGGATCACCCCGGACAACAACGCCCAGTTTTCTGCCCTGCTGCCGCCCTCGTTGCGCACGCTGTTCCGTGGCGAACACCTGTTCCTGCGTTCGCTGGTGAACAACGGCCGGGTGATCATGATCGTGGTCGCCGATCAGGGTGGCGGGCCATTCGCCGACATCACCGTGCAGGCCTTCGGCAAAACCGCGCAGTGCATCGAGAAAGCCCTGCACAGTTTTAGCCAGCGCGGCCAATGA
- the asd gene encoding archaetidylserine decarboxylase (Phosphatidylserine decarboxylase is synthesized as a single chain precursor. Generation of the pyruvoyl active site from a Ser is coupled to cleavage of a Gly-Ser bond between the larger (beta) and smaller (alpha chains). It is an integral membrane protein.), which produces MKERLFIISQYLLPHHLLSRLAGCVAECRVRWFKNAFTTWFAKRYQVDMSQALVEDVTAYEHFNAFFTRALKDGARPLDQTPGAILSPADGAISQLGPIEHGRIFQAKGHSFSVLELLGGDAANAAPFMGGEFATVYLSPKDYHRVHMPLAGTLREMVYIPGRIFSVNQTTAENVPELFARNERVACIFDTERGPMAVVLVGAMIVASIETVWAGLVTPPKRELKTFRYDEAARAPIHLEKGAELGRFKLGSTAIVLFGPDQVKWVEELKAGSPVQMGQALALSNA; this is translated from the coding sequence ATGAAAGAGCGTTTGTTTATCATCAGCCAGTACCTGCTGCCTCATCACCTGCTGTCGCGCCTGGCCGGCTGCGTCGCCGAGTGCCGCGTGCGCTGGTTCAAGAATGCCTTCACCACCTGGTTCGCCAAGCGTTACCAAGTGGACATGTCGCAGGCACTGGTTGAAGACGTGACCGCTTACGAGCACTTCAACGCCTTCTTCACCCGTGCCCTGAAAGACGGCGCACGCCCGCTGGACCAGACCCCGGGCGCGATCCTCAGCCCGGCCGACGGTGCGATCAGCCAACTCGGCCCGATCGAACACGGTCGTATCTTCCAGGCCAAGGGCCACAGCTTCAGCGTGCTGGAACTGCTGGGCGGCGACGCGGCCAATGCAGCGCCGTTCATGGGCGGTGAATTCGCGACTGTTTACCTGTCGCCGAAGGACTACCACCGCGTACACATGCCGCTGGCCGGCACCCTGCGCGAAATGGTCTACATCCCGGGCCGGATCTTCTCGGTCAACCAGACCACCGCGGAAAACGTTCCGGAACTGTTCGCCCGCAACGAGCGCGTGGCGTGCATTTTCGACACCGAGCGCGGGCCGATGGCCGTGGTGCTGGTGGGCGCGATGATCGTGGCATCGATCGAAACCGTGTGGGCAGGTCTGGTCACGCCGCCGAAGCGCGAGCTGAAAACCTTCCGCTACGACGAAGCCGCCCGCGCGCCGATTCATCTGGAAAAAGGTGCGGAACTGGGGCGCTTCAAGCTGGGTTCGACCGCGATCGTGCTGTTCGGGCCGGATCAGGTGAAATGGGTTGAAGAACTCAAAGCCGGCTCGCCGGTACAGATGGGCCAGGCCCTGGCACTGTCGAACGCCTGA
- the motA gene encoding flagellar motor stator protein MotA, whose protein sequence is MAKIIGIIVVFASVLGGYVLSHGKIAALIQPFEVMIIGGAALGAFLQANPGYMTMHVLKKSLSMFSSRFSHTFYLEVLGLIYEILNKSRREGMMAIEGDIEDAAASPIFAKYPAVLKDERMTAFICDYLRIMSSGNMAPHELEGLFDMELYSLKEDLEHPSHAVNGIADAMPGFGIVAAVLGIVVTMASLGEGDQKSIGLHVGAALVGTFFGILAAYGFFGPLAHSLAHDAKEELNVYEAIKASLVASASGMPPSLAVEFGRKVLYPAHRPSFAELEQAVRGR, encoded by the coding sequence ATGGCTAAAATTATCGGCATCATCGTCGTATTCGCGAGCGTGCTCGGCGGATACGTGCTCTCCCACGGCAAGATTGCCGCCCTGATCCAGCCTTTCGAGGTGATGATCATCGGTGGTGCTGCACTCGGTGCATTCTTGCAGGCCAACCCCGGCTACATGACGATGCACGTGCTCAAGAAATCCTTGAGCATGTTCAGCTCGCGTTTCAGCCACACGTTCTATCTGGAAGTGCTGGGCCTGATCTACGAGATCCTCAACAAGAGCCGCCGTGAAGGCATGATGGCCATCGAAGGCGACATCGAAGATGCCGCCGCGAGCCCGATCTTCGCCAAGTACCCGGCGGTACTGAAAGACGAACGCATGACCGCGTTCATCTGCGATTACCTGCGCATCATGTCGTCCGGCAACATGGCTCCCCACGAGCTGGAAGGCCTGTTCGACATGGAACTGTACAGCCTGAAGGAAGACCTCGAGCATCCGTCCCACGCGGTGAACGGCATCGCCGACGCCATGCCGGGTTTCGGTATCGTTGCGGCGGTACTGGGTATCGTAGTGACCATGGCCTCGCTGGGTGAAGGCGATCAGAAGTCCATCGGTCTGCACGTAGGTGCGGCACTGGTCGGTACCTTCTTCGGTATTCTCGCGGCGTACGGTTTCTTCGGTCCGTTGGCGCACTCCCTGGCCCACGATGCCAAGGAAGAGCTGAACGTCTACGAAGCCATCAAGGCCTCGCTGGTGGCTTCGGCTTCCGGCATGCCGCCATCGCTGGCTGTCGAGTTCGGTCGCAAGGTTCTGTACCCGGCTCACCGTCCAAGCTTTGCCGAGCTGGAACAAGCCGTTCGCGGTCGTTAA
- a CDS encoding rhodanese-like domain-containing protein translates to MSDFSGLALVIEPSDLLPRLESRDLILVDLTSAARYAEGHIPGARFVDPKRTQLGQAPAPGLLPSKEKLEELFGELGHRKDAVYVVYDDEGGGWAGRFIWLLDVIGHDKYHYLDGGLPAWLAEGSPMSIQIPPAVGGPVALTLHEEPTATREYLQSRLGAADLAIWDARGPLEYSGEKVLAAKGGHIPGAVNFEWTAGMDQARQLRIRTDMPQILENLGITQDKEIITHCQTHHRSGFTYLVAKALGYPRVKGYAGSWGEWGNHPDTPVEL, encoded by the coding sequence ATGTCTGATTTCTCTGGCCTGGCCCTGGTGATCGAGCCGAGCGACCTGCTGCCGCGCCTCGAATCCCGCGATCTGATTCTGGTGGATCTGACCAGTGCCGCCCGCTACGCCGAGGGACACATTCCCGGCGCACGTTTTGTTGATCCGAAACGCACCCAGCTGGGTCAGGCGCCGGCTCCGGGCCTGTTGCCGAGCAAAGAAAAACTCGAAGAACTGTTCGGCGAGCTCGGCCATCGCAAGGACGCGGTCTACGTGGTCTATGACGACGAAGGCGGCGGCTGGGCCGGGCGCTTCATCTGGCTGCTCGATGTGATCGGTCACGACAAATACCATTACCTCGACGGCGGTCTGCCGGCGTGGCTGGCGGAAGGTTCGCCGATGTCGATCCAGATTCCTCCAGCGGTGGGCGGCCCGGTTGCCCTCACGCTGCACGAGGAGCCGACCGCCACCCGTGAATACCTGCAAAGCCGTCTCGGCGCTGCGGACCTGGCGATCTGGGATGCTCGCGGGCCGCTGGAGTATTCCGGCGAGAAAGTCCTGGCGGCCAAGGGTGGACACATCCCCGGCGCGGTCAATTTCGAATGGACGGCGGGCATGGATCAGGCGCGTCAGTTGCGCATCCGTACCGACATGCCGCAGATCCTCGAAAACCTCGGGATCACCCAGGACAAAGAAATCATTACCCACTGCCAGACCCATCACCGGTCCGGTTTCACTTATCTGGTGGCCAAGGCCCTCGGTTATCCGCGGGTCAAGGGCTACGCCGGTTCCTGGGGCGAATGGGGCAACCACCCCGACACCCCCGTCGAGCTTTAA
- the serB gene encoding phosphoserine phosphatase SerB, protein MREIVLINITGVDRPGLTAAITGVLAQGGVNILDIGQAVIHDMLSFGILVEIPDSEQGKSVLKDILFKGYELDQQVRFTPVSEEDYQQWVGNQGKKRHIVTLLTRKVTAGQLQAVSSITAKYGLNIDHIDRLSGRMPLDTPADKGKGCIEFSVRGEAADPQALRAEFLSVAQELNVDIAFQEDSLFRRNRRLAVFDMDSTLIEAEVIDELAKAAGVGDQVSEITERAMAGELDFRASFKERLALLKGLDVSVLDSIGASLRLTEGAETLFAELKRLGYKTAILSGGFTYFAKQLQAKLGIDYVFANELEVVDGKCTGVAIEPIVDAQRKADLLKQLAEKEGLRLEQTIAVGDGANDLPMLAIAGLGVAFRAKPLVKQSAKQAISTLGLDGVLYLLGFRDRDGQL, encoded by the coding sequence TTGCGCGAAATCGTCCTGATTAACATCACGGGAGTCGACCGTCCGGGTCTGACGGCGGCCATTACCGGTGTTCTGGCCCAGGGTGGTGTGAATATCCTCGACATCGGTCAGGCGGTAATCCACGACATGCTGTCGTTCGGCATCCTCGTGGAAATCCCCGATTCCGAGCAAGGCAAGTCGGTGCTCAAGGACATCCTGTTCAAGGGCTATGAGCTCGACCAGCAGGTGCGCTTCACCCCGGTATCCGAAGAGGATTACCAGCAATGGGTGGGCAATCAGGGCAAGAAACGCCACATCGTTACCCTGCTGACCCGCAAGGTCACCGCCGGCCAGTTGCAGGCCGTGAGCTCGATCACCGCCAAATACGGTCTGAACATCGACCATATCGACCGTCTGTCGGGTCGCATGCCGCTGGACACCCCGGCTGACAAGGGCAAGGGCTGCATCGAGTTCTCCGTGCGCGGCGAAGCTGCCGATCCGCAGGCCCTGCGCGCCGAATTCCTCAGCGTGGCCCAGGAGCTGAACGTCGACATCGCCTTCCAGGAAGATTCGCTGTTCCGTCGCAACCGTCGTCTGGCGGTGTTCGACATGGACTCGACGCTGATCGAAGCCGAAGTCATCGACGAGCTGGCCAAAGCCGCCGGCGTCGGCGACCAGGTTTCGGAAATCACCGAGCGGGCAATGGCCGGCGAGCTGGACTTCCGCGCCAGCTTCAAGGAGCGTCTGGCGCTGCTTAAAGGCCTGGATGTGAGCGTGCTCGATTCGATCGGCGCCTCGCTGCGCCTGACCGAAGGCGCGGAAACCCTGTTCGCCGAACTCAAGCGTCTGGGCTACAAGACCGCAATCCTGTCCGGCGGCTTCACCTACTTCGCCAAGCAATTGCAGGCCAAGCTCGGCATCGACTACGTGTTCGCCAACGAACTGGAAGTGGTCGACGGCAAGTGCACCGGCGTGGCGATCGAGCCGATCGTCGATGCCCAGCGCAAGGCGGATCTGCTGAAACAGCTGGCTGAAAAAGAAGGTTTGCGTCTGGAGCAGACCATCGCTGTGGGCGACGGCGCCAACGACCTGCCGATGCTGGCAATCGCCGGTCTGGGCGTGGCGTTCCGCGCCAAGCCGCTGGTCAAGCAGTCGGCGAAGCAGGCGATCTCGACCCTCGGTCTGGATGGCGTGCTGTACCTGCTGGGCTTCCGGGATCGCGACGGGCAGCTCTGA
- the rsgA gene encoding small ribosomal subunit biogenesis GTPase RsgA, which produces MAKRQLNRRQNWRIEKIQGERAARAAKRESSAVEALEGGDLGPEQHGLVIAHFGVQVEVEAVDGELAGQVFRCHLRANLPALVTGDQVVWRAGNQGIGVIVAQLPRTTELCRPDSRGQLKPVAANVDMIVIVFAPLPEPHANLIDRYLVAAEHAGIRPLLLLNKFDLIDEQNAPALNALLAVYRTLGYPVLEVSAHHGNGMEQLQKQLDGRISVFVGQSGVGKSSLVNSLLPEVETRVGPLSELSGQGTHTTTTARLFHFPGGGELIDSPGIREFGLGHVSRADVEAGFIEFNDLLGTCRFRDCKHDREPGCALLKALEDGRVQQQRMNSYRSIIASLPENGY; this is translated from the coding sequence ATGGCCAAACGCCAACTCAATCGTCGTCAAAACTGGCGCATCGAAAAGATTCAGGGCGAGCGCGCCGCCCGCGCCGCCAAACGCGAGTCCTCGGCCGTCGAGGCCCTCGAAGGCGGCGACCTGGGCCCGGAACAGCACGGCCTGGTGATCGCCCACTTCGGTGTGCAGGTCGAGGTCGAGGCCGTTGACGGTGAATTGGCCGGCCAGGTCTTCCGCTGCCACTTGCGTGCCAACCTGCCTGCATTGGTGACCGGCGACCAGGTGGTCTGGAGAGCCGGAAACCAGGGCATCGGCGTGATTGTCGCGCAACTGCCGCGCACCACCGAGCTGTGCCGTCCGGACAGCCGTGGCCAGCTCAAACCGGTGGCCGCCAACGTCGACATGATCGTCATCGTCTTCGCCCCGCTGCCCGAGCCCCATGCGAACCTGATCGACCGTTATCTGGTCGCGGCCGAGCACGCCGGCATCCGCCCGTTGCTGCTGCTGAACAAATTCGACCTGATCGACGAGCAGAACGCCCCGGCGCTGAATGCCTTGCTGGCGGTCTATCGCACGCTGGGTTATCCGGTGCTGGAAGTCTCGGCGCACCACGGCAACGGCATGGAGCAATTGCAGAAGCAGCTCGACGGTCGCATCAGCGTGTTCGTCGGCCAGTCCGGTGTCGGCAAGTCGTCGCTGGTCAACAGCCTGCTGCCGGAAGTCGAAACCCGTGTCGGCCCGCTGTCCGAGCTGTCCGGCCAGGGCACGCACACCACGACCACCGCGCGTCTGTTCCACTTCCCCGGCGGCGGCGAACTGATCGACTCCCCGGGCATCCGCGAATTCGGCCTCGGCCACGTCAGCCGCGCCGACGTCGAAGCCGGCTTCATCGAGTTCAACGACCTGCTCGGCACCTGCCGCTTCCGCGATTGCAAGCATGATCGCGAACCGGGATGCGCACTGCTCAAGGCCCTGGAAGACGGCCGCGTGCAGCAGCAGCGAATGAACAGCTACCGCTCGATCATCGCCAGCCTGCCGGAAAACGGTTACTGA
- the orn gene encoding oligoribonuclease, with translation MQNPQNLIWIDLEMTGLDPENDVIIEMATIVTDSNLNTLAEGPVIAIHHSDEVLARMDEWNTRTHGNSGLTQRVRDSRVSMAEAEAETIAFLEKWVPKGKSPICGNSICQDRRFLYTHMKSLESYFHYRNLDVSTLKELAARWAPDVRDSFKKGSTHLALDDIRESIAELQHYRKHFIKF, from the coding sequence ATGCAAAACCCGCAGAATCTGATCTGGATCGACCTGGAAATGACCGGTCTCGATCCGGAAAACGACGTGATCATCGAAATGGCCACCATCGTCACCGACAGTAATCTGAACACCCTGGCCGAAGGCCCGGTGATCGCTATCCACCACAGCGATGAAGTCCTCGCGCGCATGGACGAGTGGAACACCCGCACCCACGGCAACTCCGGCCTGACCCAACGCGTGCGTGACAGCCGCGTGAGCATGGCCGAGGCCGAGGCCGAAACCATCGCCTTCCTCGAAAAGTGGGTGCCGAAGGGCAAGTCGCCGATCTGTGGCAACAGCATCTGCCAGGATCGCCGCTTCCTTTATACCCATATGAAGTCCCTGGAAAGCTATTTCCACTACCGCAACCTCGACGTCTCCACGCTCAAGGAACTGGCTGCGCGCTGGGCGCCGGACGTACGCGACAGCTTCAAGAAGGGCAGCACTCACCTGGCGCTGGATGACATCCGCGAGTCCATCGCCGAGCTGCAGCACTACCGCAAGCATTTCATCAAGTTCTGA
- the motB gene encoding flagellar motor protein MotB, which translates to MENNQPIIIKRVKRIAGGHHGGAWKIAFADFATAMMAFFLVLWLLSTATPEQKIAIAGYFKDPVGFSESGTPYIIDLGGTPTLAPENTLNPEVKSQPQPDKVTVDTEQVEGMAEQVEKERLELLLQELQNKVDENPQLQKFKDQILFEITPNGLRIQIMDAENRPMFDSGSARLKPYFEDILLAMADTIKAVPNKISISGHTDAKPYVGNGDFGNWELSANRANAARRALVAGSYPDSQVARVVGYASSALFDKENPFNPVNRRIDIVVLTKKAQAAIEGSQGADPSKPADQGQNGAAPATPVDPNALPADQQPVPAHELRERLNLFDDAAPKPAAPGSAAPAPVPAAPATAPAPAPKQ; encoded by the coding sequence ATGGAAAATAACCAGCCGATAATCATCAAGCGCGTCAAGCGCATCGCCGGCGGGCATCACGGCGGGGCGTGGAAGATCGCCTTCGCCGACTTCGCGACGGCGATGATGGCGTTCTTCCTGGTGTTGTGGCTGCTGTCCACCGCGACCCCGGAACAGAAGATCGCCATCGCCGGTTACTTCAAGGACCCGGTCGGTTTCTCCGAGAGCGGTACGCCGTACATCATCGATCTGGGCGGTACGCCGACCCTCGCGCCGGAAAATACCCTCAACCCTGAAGTGAAGTCGCAGCCGCAACCGGACAAGGTCACGGTCGACACCGAACAGGTTGAAGGCATGGCCGAGCAGGTCGAGAAGGAACGCCTGGAACTGTTGCTGCAAGAACTGCAGAACAAGGTCGACGAGAACCCGCAACTGCAGAAGTTCAAGGATCAGATCCTGTTCGAAATCACGCCGAACGGCTTGCGCATCCAGATCATGGACGCCGAGAACCGGCCGATGTTCGACTCAGGTTCTGCACGCCTGAAACCGTACTTCGAAGACATCCTGCTGGCCATGGCCGACACCATCAAAGCGGTGCCGAACAAGATCAGCATCAGCGGCCACACCGATGCCAAGCCTTATGTGGGCAACGGTGACTTCGGCAACTGGGAGCTTTCGGCCAACCGTGCCAACGCCGCCCGGCGTGCGCTGGTGGCGGGCAGTTATCCGGATTCGCAAGTGGCGCGTGTGGTGGGTTACGCCTCGTCGGCGCTGTTCGACAAGGAGAACCCGTTCAACCCGGTCAACCGCCGCATCGACATCGTGGTGCTGACCAAGAAGGCCCAGGCAGCCATCGAAGGTTCGCAAGGTGCCGACCCGTCGAAACCGGCAGATCAAGGCCAGAACGGCGCCGCGCCGGCTACCCCGGTCGACCCGAACGCCTTGCCGGCGGATCAGCAGCCGGTGCCGGCCCACGAGTTGCGTGAACGGTTGAACCTGTTTGACGACGCGGCGCCGAAGCCAGCCGCGCCGGGCAGTGCGGCGCCAGCCCCGGTGCCTGCTGCACCGGCCACTGCTCCGGCGCCCGCGCCGAAACAGTGA